In one Spirosoma rigui genomic region, the following are encoded:
- the fdhA gene encoding formaldehyde dehydrogenase, glutathione-independent — MASNRGVVYISPGKVEVQSIDFPELVNPKGKKINHGVLLKVVSTNICGSDQHMVRGRTTAEAGLVLGHEITGEVIEKGSDVEFLNVGDLVSVPFNVACGRCRTCKEQQTGICLNVNDARAGGAYGYVDMGGWIGGQAEYVMVPYADFNLLRFPDKAQAMEKIRDLTMLSDIFPTGFHGAVKAGVGPGTTVYIAGAGPVGMAAAASAQLLGAAVVIVGDMNKARLAHARSIGCETVDLNEDASLADQIAQILGVPEVDCAVDCVGFEARGHGGDVQKEVPAAVLNSLMEIARAGGAIGIPGLYVTADPGAEEKSAQTGNLSIRFGLGWAKSHSFFTGQTPVIKYNRQLMMSILYDKIQIAKAVNVEVISLDDAPKGYAEFDSGVAKKFVINPHNLIPA, encoded by the coding sequence ATGGCTAGCAATCGTGGTGTCGTCTACATCAGTCCCGGAAAAGTGGAGGTGCAAAGCATCGACTTTCCCGAGCTGGTAAATCCCAAAGGCAAAAAGATCAATCACGGCGTATTACTGAAAGTCGTGTCAACAAATATCTGCGGCTCCGACCAGCATATGGTACGGGGGCGGACAACGGCCGAAGCAGGGCTGGTCCTTGGCCACGAAATAACGGGCGAAGTCATCGAGAAAGGTTCGGATGTTGAGTTTCTCAACGTGGGTGATCTGGTGTCAGTGCCGTTCAACGTAGCCTGCGGCCGGTGCCGTACCTGCAAAGAACAGCAGACCGGCATTTGTCTTAATGTCAACGATGCCCGGGCTGGTGGTGCCTACGGCTACGTCGACATGGGCGGCTGGATTGGTGGCCAGGCCGAATACGTTATGGTACCCTACGCCGATTTTAACCTGCTCCGTTTCCCCGACAAAGCGCAGGCCATGGAGAAGATCCGCGACCTGACCATGCTCAGCGACATTTTCCCAACGGGTTTCCACGGTGCCGTTAAAGCGGGTGTTGGCCCCGGCACAACGGTATACATCGCCGGTGCCGGTCCGGTCGGGATGGCGGCAGCGGCCTCAGCACAACTGCTGGGTGCGGCCGTCGTGATCGTTGGCGACATGAATAAAGCGCGGCTGGCGCACGCCCGTTCCATTGGCTGCGAAACGGTCGACCTGAACGAAGACGCGTCGCTGGCCGATCAGATCGCGCAGATCCTGGGCGTTCCTGAAGTGGATTGCGCCGTCGATTGTGTCGGCTTCGAAGCGCGGGGACATGGGGGCGATGTGCAAAAAGAAGTGCCGGCAGCGGTGCTCAACTCACTCATGGAGATTGCGCGGGCCGGTGGTGCCATTGGTATTCCCGGACTGTACGTAACGGCCGATCCGGGTGCGGAAGAGAAGTCGGCACAAACCGGCAACCTGTCCATTCGATTCGGACTGGGCTGGGCCAAGAGCCACTCCTTCTTCACGGGTCAAACACCGGTCATCAAGTACAACCGGCAACTGATGATGTCTATCCTGTACGATAAGATCCAGATTGCCAAGGCCGTGAACGTGGAGGTTATTTCTCTCGACGATGCCCCGAAAGGCTATGCCGAGTTTGACAGTGGCGTTGCCAAGAAGTTCGTGATCAACCCCCACAATCTGATTCCGGCGTAA
- a CDS encoding SOS response-associated peptidase, giving the protein MCYHKSLDIPVAELEARYQASLPPEADILPVYHANAYNFPHWPIVTRQEPGKLQLLRWGLIPRWVKTQEQATDIRTKTINARSETIYEKPSYRTAAQKGQRCLIPVTGFFEWHTEGSKKYPFYINTADQKVASIAGLWDEWPDPETGELIPTYTLLTTDANPLLAAIHNTKKRMPCVLTPDAEQSWLHDELTEADALALLARAYPASHLHSRSISKRITSRTEPSDVPEVMEPATYPELSKSAQLFA; this is encoded by the coding sequence ATGTGCTATCATAAATCGCTCGATATTCCCGTTGCCGAACTCGAAGCCCGTTACCAGGCGAGTCTGCCGCCGGAAGCCGACATTCTGCCTGTGTATCATGCCAATGCATACAATTTTCCGCATTGGCCCATTGTTACCCGGCAGGAGCCGGGAAAGCTGCAGCTCCTTCGCTGGGGGCTGATTCCGCGCTGGGTAAAAACGCAGGAACAGGCCACCGACATCCGGACAAAAACCATCAACGCCCGCTCGGAGACGATCTATGAAAAACCATCGTATCGAACAGCGGCCCAGAAAGGGCAACGTTGCCTGATTCCGGTGACGGGTTTTTTTGAATGGCATACCGAAGGCAGCAAAAAATACCCGTTTTACATCAATACGGCCGATCAGAAAGTAGCTTCCATTGCGGGGTTGTGGGACGAGTGGCCTGACCCCGAAACGGGTGAACTTATCCCGACGTATACGCTACTGACGACGGACGCTAACCCGTTACTGGCCGCTATTCATAATACGAAAAAGCGGATGCCCTGTGTACTGACACCCGACGCTGAACAAAGCTGGCTACACGATGAGTTAACCGAAGCTGACGCACTGGCTCTGCTGGCCCGGGCCTATCCCGCCAGCCACCTGCACAGCCGTAGCATCAGCAAACGCATCACCTCCCGTACTGAACCAAGCGACGTACCGGAAGTGATGGAACCCGCTACCTATCCTGAATTGAGTAAATCCGCTCAATTATTCGCCTGA
- a CDS encoding VF530 family protein produces MNTEQPNNPLHGKTLESILVYLVENYGWEEMGNRIPINCFRNDPSIKSSLAFLRKTPWARQKVEDLYVRASRM; encoded by the coding sequence ATGAATACCGAACAACCCAACAACCCCCTGCATGGCAAAACACTGGAGTCCATCCTTGTCTATTTGGTAGAAAACTACGGATGGGAAGAAATGGGTAACCGGATACCAATCAACTGCTTTCGTAACGATCCGTCGATCAAGTCGAGTCTGGCGTTTTTGCGTAAAACGCCCTGGGCCCGGCAAAAAGTAGAGGATCTATACGTCAGGGCATCGCGGATGTAA
- a CDS encoding ADP-ribosylglycohydrolase family protein, with amino-acid sequence MRLQTSYLVIPILALTAFNPAPIDGTKPHKAGGIPAVVTLSKATLQDKIKGGWAGQVIGCTFGGPTEFKFNGTMINEYQPIPWYDGYIKKTMIENFGLYDDLYMDLTFVDVFEKKGLDVPVSEHANAFAHAGYMLWHANQVGRYNILSGMTAPESGHWLNNPHADDIDFQIEADFSGLMAPGMPNTAVQIGDPIGHIMNYGDGWYGGVYVGAMYSLAFVSKDINYVVREGLKAIPAQSTFHQCIADVIRWHDQYPNDWKRTWFEIQRKWSDEVGCPDGVFSTFNIDAKVNAAYIVLGLLYGQGDYTKTMQISTRAGQDSDCNPSSAGGILGTLLGYDKIPAYWKQGLKEAEDIDFKYTTMSLNDVYGIGMKHALQVIERNGGKVTGDAVTIAVQTPKAVRLEQGFKGHFPTEKRAINVDMADEYSTTFDGIGFIIEGQPVPVNPAGGRYDGDFAYQLDVFLDGKKMETVQIPAGFTRRRYDLTWKYQLSPGTHTVKLKLLNPDKAFTMRLRNLTVFGDKPILARY; translated from the coding sequence ATGCGTTTGCAGACAAGCTACCTAGTCATTCCGATTCTGGCACTGACGGCTTTCAATCCGGCACCGATTGACGGAACGAAGCCGCATAAAGCCGGCGGCATACCCGCTGTTGTGACCCTGTCGAAAGCGACCTTGCAGGATAAGATCAAAGGAGGGTGGGCTGGTCAGGTCATTGGCTGCACTTTTGGTGGCCCTACCGAATTCAAGTTCAACGGCACGATGATCAATGAATACCAGCCTATTCCCTGGTACGACGGCTATATCAAGAAAACCATGATCGAGAACTTCGGGCTGTACGATGACTTGTACATGGACCTGACGTTTGTGGATGTGTTCGAGAAAAAAGGACTCGACGTACCCGTTAGCGAACATGCCAATGCCTTTGCCCATGCCGGCTATATGCTCTGGCATGCCAACCAGGTAGGCCGTTATAACATCCTCAGTGGCATGACAGCACCTGAGTCGGGCCATTGGCTCAACAACCCCCATGCCGACGATATCGATTTTCAGATCGAAGCCGATTTCTCAGGCCTGATGGCACCCGGTATGCCCAACACCGCCGTACAGATCGGCGACCCCATCGGCCACATCATGAACTACGGCGATGGCTGGTATGGCGGGGTATACGTGGGGGCTATGTACTCATTGGCGTTTGTCAGTAAGGACATCAATTACGTAGTGCGGGAGGGGTTGAAAGCTATTCCGGCGCAGAGCACCTTTCACCAGTGCATTGCCGACGTAATCCGGTGGCACGACCAGTACCCCAACGACTGGAAACGGACCTGGTTCGAAATCCAGCGCAAATGGTCGGACGAAGTGGGGTGCCCGGATGGCGTGTTTTCGACGTTCAACATCGACGCAAAGGTCAACGCAGCCTACATTGTGCTCGGGTTACTCTATGGCCAGGGTGATTATACCAAAACCATGCAGATCAGCACCCGTGCTGGGCAGGATTCTGATTGTAATCCATCCTCAGCGGGGGGTATTCTGGGAACCCTGTTGGGCTACGACAAGATTCCGGCTTACTGGAAGCAGGGCCTGAAGGAAGCAGAAGATATCGATTTTAAATACACGACTATGTCGCTTAATGATGTGTATGGCATCGGCATGAAACACGCGCTACAGGTCATTGAGCGGAATGGCGGGAAGGTGACCGGTGATGCGGTGACGATTGCCGTCCAGACACCAAAGGCCGTGCGCCTGGAGCAGGGATTTAAAGGCCATTTTCCGACGGAAAAGCGAGCTATAAACGTTGACATGGCCGACGAGTATAGTACAACGTTCGACGGCATTGGCTTCATCATCGAAGGGCAGCCTGTACCGGTTAATCCAGCCGGTGGGCGATACGACGGCGATTTTGCTTACCAGCTGGACGTATTCCTCGACGGTAAAAAGATGGAAACGGTTCAGATTCCGGCTGGCTTCACCCGCCGTCGGTATGACCTGACCTGGAAATATCAATTGTCGCCCGGTACCCACACGGTGAAGCTCAAGCTGCTCAACCCGGACAAGGCATTCACGATGCGCCTTCGCAATCTGACCGTTTTTGGTGATAAACCAATCCTGGCCCGCTATTGA
- the rbsK gene encoding ribokinase — protein MTSLVCVIGSSNTDMVIKGDKLPAPGETVLGGTFLMNPGGKGANQAVAAARLAADSRQSATVLFVANVGNDLFGRQAIEQFEREGIQTTFVTTDADEPSGVALIGVDSSGENSIMVASGANARLSPAQVEPALTSVTDADHTVVLLQLEIPIPTVAYAIRQSYERGIRVVLNPAPAQKLDPVLLACLHVITPNETEAELLTGVRVTDETTARQAADWLHEAGVPNVVITLGSRGAYLSTGSGAWLVGAPSVTAVDTTAAGDCFNGALAVALAEGLDLRDSVAFASKAASISVTRMGAQSSMPHRAEVDPLSHSFNPS, from the coding sequence ATGACCTCCCTTGTTTGCGTAATTGGCTCCTCGAACACCGATATGGTGATTAAAGGCGATAAACTGCCGGCGCCCGGCGAAACCGTACTGGGTGGTACGTTCCTGATGAATCCCGGCGGCAAAGGAGCCAATCAGGCAGTGGCCGCAGCCCGCCTGGCAGCGGACTCCCGGCAGTCCGCAACGGTTCTCTTCGTGGCAAATGTGGGGAACGATCTGTTTGGCCGGCAGGCAATCGAGCAGTTTGAGCGGGAAGGCATCCAAACCACTTTTGTGACGACCGATGCTGACGAACCTTCGGGTGTAGCGCTGATCGGGGTCGACAGCAGCGGAGAAAACAGCATCATGGTCGCTTCCGGTGCCAATGCCCGGCTCAGTCCGGCGCAGGTTGAGCCGGCGCTAACCAGCGTTACTGATGCAGACCATACGGTGGTGCTGCTGCAGCTCGAAATTCCAATCCCCACGGTAGCGTATGCCATTCGGCAGAGTTACGAACGGGGTATTCGGGTGGTACTCAATCCGGCTCCCGCCCAGAAGCTCGATCCGGTGTTGCTGGCCTGCCTGCACGTCATAACTCCCAACGAAACGGAAGCGGAGCTGCTGACCGGCGTTCGGGTGACCGACGAGACCACCGCCCGGCAGGCGGCTGACTGGCTGCACGAAGCAGGGGTGCCTAACGTGGTGATTACCCTTGGGTCGCGGGGAGCGTACCTCTCAACAGGCTCGGGTGCATGGCTCGTTGGCGCTCCGTCCGTAACGGCGGTCGATACGACGGCAGCCGGTGACTGCTTCAACGGAGCTCTGGCTGTCGCCCTGGCCGAAGGACTCGACCTGCGCGATTCGGTAGCTTTTGCCAGCAAAGCGGCTTCAATTTCGGTAACCCGTATGGGTGCACAGTCATCCATGCCCCATCGGGCCGAGGTAGATCCACTTTCACATTCCTTTAACCCATCGTAA
- a CDS encoding pyridoxamine 5'-phosphate oxidase family protein, which yields MSQPTESAPSPRSTPYSLADLERDSWHQLVLATQQTKNHEDRSGFRTMTVATNTPDGADARTVVLRQVDAVRRYLWFHTDARARKVMQLEAFPNATLLFWDDKSQIQLRLTAETRLHTDDYVADEQWKTLWVGSRKMYLSAPAPGSEQPAPYPGFPPELGSELPSEADSEAGRRNFAVMECRILSLEYLQLGRDGQTRARFQYEPDRKLAWLAP from the coding sequence ATGAGCCAGCCTACAGAATCTGCCCCTTCCCCCCGTAGTACCCCTTACTCGTTAGCCGATCTCGAACGCGATAGCTGGCATCAACTCGTTTTGGCAACGCAACAGACCAAAAACCACGAGGACCGCTCTGGGTTCAGAACCATGACCGTAGCAACCAACACCCCCGACGGAGCCGATGCCCGTACGGTAGTGCTGCGCCAGGTGGATGCCGTGCGCCGGTACCTGTGGTTTCATACCGACGCCCGGGCCAGGAAGGTTATGCAGCTCGAAGCGTTTCCTAATGCGACGCTCCTTTTCTGGGACGACAAAAGCCAGATACAACTGCGCCTGACGGCCGAAACCCGGCTTCATACCGACGATTATGTGGCCGATGAACAGTGGAAAACGCTGTGGGTCGGCAGCCGGAAAATGTACCTGTCGGCACCTGCCCCGGGCAGCGAGCAACCGGCTCCCTATCCGGGCTTTCCGCCGGAATTGGGGAGTGAATTACCTTCTGAAGCCGATAGTGAAGCCGGGCGCCGGAATTTCGCCGTTATGGAATGCCGGATACTGTCGCTCGAATACCTTCAACTTGGGCGGGACGGACAGACGCGGGCTCGGTTCCAGTACGAACCCGACCGTAAACTGGCGTGGCTGGCCCCGTAG
- a CDS encoding GlcG/HbpS family heme-binding protein — protein MGITLEQAQVALEAARQKAQELGLKMNIALVDAGANLTAFARMDGAWLGSVDISMRKARTARYFDMPTGELGKLSQPGGSLFNIEHSNGGLITFPGGLPLLSGGEVIGAIGVSGSTVENDHIVAQAGVDALA, from the coding sequence ATGGGAATTACGTTAGAACAGGCACAGGTCGCTCTGGAAGCAGCCAGGCAAAAGGCGCAGGAACTGGGCCTGAAGATGAACATTGCCCTTGTTGATGCGGGTGCTAACCTGACCGCTTTCGCGCGCATGGACGGCGCCTGGCTGGGTTCGGTCGATATTTCGATGCGGAAGGCCAGAACAGCCCGCTATTTTGACATGCCCACCGGCGAGCTGGGCAAACTGTCGCAGCCCGGTGGCTCGCTCTTCAATATCGAGCACTCCAACGGTGGTCTCATCACCTTTCCCGGGGGTCTTCCCCTCCTGAGCGGTGGCGAGGTGATTGGTGCCATCGGTGTGTCGGGCAGCACCGTCGAAAACGATCATATCGTAGCGCAGGCCGGTGTCGACGCGCTGGCGTAA